The Amycolatopsis umgeniensis DNA segment TTCGCGATCTTGCTCGCGGTCTTCGCCACGGCGTTGACCACCTGCGGGACCACCCAGGTCAGCCCGATGCCCAGGGTGAACAGCACCTGCAGCGCCCAGCTGATCATGTGCCCGATCAGCTCGGCGATGATGTCGCGGACCAGCGCGCGCACGGCGGCGACCACCTCGCCCGCCGTCTTCACCCCGCTGGAGGCGCCTTCGCAGCCTTCCTTCGCCGCTTCCAGCAGGGTGGCCGTGTCCTTGGCCCGGTCACGATAGGTGTCGGCCGAGATCCCGGTCCAGCTCTGCAGATCGGCGGAGACCATCCCGGCCAGATCGGCGCCGACCGCGCCGAGTTCGGTCGCGATGTTCTTCCAGGTCTCGGCGTTCGCGTTGATCTCGTCGGCGTTGCCGGTCAGCGCGTCGAGTGCTTCCTTGAGCGGCCCGACGTGCTCCATCAACCAGCCGACGCCGTTCGCGAGGATCGCGCCGAAGGGGTCCATCGCCATCGACAGCGCGTCGAGCGCTGTCCCGACCGCGCCCAGCGCCACCGAAGCCCAATCGCCACTTTCGATGGCCGACTTCAGATCGAACGCCGACTCCAGCAGAGAGGAGCCGGTGTAGGCCTTCGTCGAGTCCTTTACGTCAGCGACCAGCGGGTTACCCAAGACACAAACCTTCTTCGATGTTCAGGAACGACGGTCTCACCAGGGTGAGTTGCCCTCGTCTTCCGGCGCTTCGTGGCGCTTCTCACGAGGCGCCTGCGGGGTCTCGGCGGACGGTGGCGGGGGCGCGTCGTCCGCTGGAGGCTCTTCGTCCTCGATTTCGGGGAAGCGGCTGCGCAGGGTGCCGATCATCAGCGACCGGGTCTCCTGGTCCTCGTCGCCGAGCGTTTCCTGCATGACCTCGGCGACCTGGCCCGCGATCCCGGCCTGCGCCTGGTGCATGGTCGCGAGGATCTGCCGCGACAGCTCCTCGAGCGGGTACGTCCTCGCCTTGTTGCCGAATTCGAGGCCCGTCACGCCGCCGTCCGCCCCGACGGTCACCTTGACGGCGCCGTCGGAGCTGGACGCGGACAGCCGCAACTGCTCTGTCCGCTCCTGGGCGGCCGCGTAGCGCTGAGCCTTGTCCTCGAGACCTTGGGCCCACTGGTCCAACTTGCGTTCTGCCTCGTCGGGGTCCCTGATGAGATCCCCGAGCTCGTTCGGGCGGGTCACTTCTTTCCTCCGATGTCCAAGGCCTTGAAATCGGCGTTGAACGGTTCCGCGTTGTTCTTGTCGCCCTCTACATAGGACTTCGCGGCGGTGCGGACGTTGTCCGCCGTCGCCCGGATCCCTTCCGCGGCGGATTTGATCGCCTCCGCCGCGCGTTCGCCGGTCGGGTTGACGATCGGCGGCAGGAACGCGCACAGCAGGCCGTACGCGTCCGACGACATCGCCGAACCGGTCGCGCCGTGCGCGGTGTCCAAACGGTCCACGAGCCCGTCGAGATGGCTCGCGTGCGCGGTCAGGTCGTCCGGATCGACTTCGAACGAAGCCGTCACTTCCAGTCCTTGTTGTTCCAGTCACCGATCACCGGCGGTGCGACGATCTCGTCGGCGGCGAAGAAGGACGGGTCGTCGGATTCGAGGTAGTCGGCGGCCTTGTGCTCCTTGTCGTCCTCGCCCTTCCCCTTGCCGCCGGGCGCCATGCCGCCACCCATCGGGCCCATGCCACCGGGGGTGCCCGGCTTGCCGGAACCGGCACCGGCCGCACGGGCCGCGGCCGCCTCGGCCTCCATCGCGCCCGCGGCGCCGCCCATGCCGAGCGCGCCGGTCATCTTCCCGGCGCCGCCGAGACCGCCGGCGCCCGAGCCACCGGCACCGCTGCCGCCGCCGAAGCCGCTGCCACCACTGCCGCCGCCGAAACCGCTACCGCCGGTGCCGCCACCCGGGATGTTCGGGATGTTCGGCATCTTGGGCGGGGTGTACGGCGTGGG contains these protein-coding regions:
- a CDS encoding YbaB/EbfC family nucleoid-associated protein, which produces MTRPNELGDLIRDPDEAERKLDQWAQGLEDKAQRYAAAQERTEQLRLSASSSDGAVKVTVGADGGVTGLEFGNKARTYPLEELSRQILATMHQAQAGIAGQVAEVMQETLGDEDQETRSLMIGTLRSRFPEIEDEEPPADDAPPPPSAETPQAPREKRHEAPEDEGNSPW
- a CDS encoding type VII secretion target, whose product is MTASFEVDPDDLTAHASHLDGLVDRLDTAHGATGSAMSSDAYGLLCAFLPPIVNPTGERAAEAIKSAAEGIRATADNVRTAAKSYVEGDKNNAEPFNADFKALDIGGKK